A single region of the Lycium barbarum isolate Lr01 chromosome 2, ASM1917538v2, whole genome shotgun sequence genome encodes:
- the LOC132626609 gene encoding kinesin-like protein KIN-12C isoform X1: protein MSKDASSSSSSSSSSLRSATRSNLESNENDADTLFLPFPPPRTPLNSITDPSQCQTHPTTLNKSETTRSLRGKSHSEPNSAQTTPLRRISNVFTPGTCSGARYSMHTGANRTSKGTPVINSEPSVQVPHFELAEDPSFWKDHNVQVLIRVRPLNNTEKVSQGYGRCLRQESAQTLVWLGHPETRFTFDHVACETLSQENLFRVAGLPMVDNCMSGYNSCMFAYGQTGSGKTYTMMGDIGEMSGKLLEQCGITPRIFEYLFTRIREEEDKRKNERLKYSCKCSFLEIYNEQITDLLEPSSTNLLLREDLKKGVYVENLTEVSVSSVDDVLRILLQGAANRKMAATHMNTESSRSHSVFTCNIESCWEKDSMKHFRFGRLNLVDLAGSERQKSSGAEGDRLKEAANINKSLSTLGLVIMSLVDLAHGKHRHVPYRDSRLTFLLQDSLGGNSKTAVIANISPSICSASETPSTLKFAQRAKLIQNNAKINEDASGDVSALQQQIQKLKGQLSFLLKHQGAENYFTESVPCLDRFSLGDCPESFDLSEELNMHTDGGPQHGRSDSLHYLKATLLNAVRRAKLAEMEVRRLEAEIEEMKHLVHQQEEEVQLSKEIMKLRDEKIDRLESLGNGVISADSFILEENNALKDEIQLLQARTERNPELARLAYENNSLLKQLRWFENFCENGETEKLVPEMSELREQERVAARELIECGEMNSKLIREVDELQGELRKHVNFNQAAFDSVETMSIEADKANRTRHDLPAGGESKSKEVQDADGASTSQHKDIMKQLIEARTLMEAMEQEQVQLIEELEFMREENQRLSKQMCDTERAAIQHMPIPDSHESRGSLFETQDGNGDLCIVSLQAKLEKMSKDLEEARLLNSQYLEDHALKLSQEHQTELVREEVEIETSKTILHMQEEIVAMKSELQEKLCLMADENMSLKNSLALKEEEIKVLRMEWERATLELTTFLIDGSKSLRDASSQIENIACSFPDVNACIGEHVERAAKICIEKEETILLLKKSLEEAQQGVLQMDEKLNSLRGATMAFTQAQQLDNEASNKEAIQLVSSLDDQINRLEVLEKSLLPKGNHIAEVHAVSFFANDGSNSIDSNLTKGGSSSESLLALAAHENNIELARLELLEVENAVNALCFDAQNYLSGLQSDAYKMICLCKEFNQEFLDLIHQMQSKFYDLIENGSSQYLAVEFPSCDSSKLHDHDKQHKLMHQIRYELVETNEILNQIPTNLNRILNSHLRSDTNEDPSESDGWTTDSSASCSYLSADSVASGKRLNTSSLSGNSQSILKNLNLEDTSLLHLRREFKMAYGAFAKINAQFNSVFNEKGEDDCSTPVLYLSDSAELAKLNDQHPIRNQQNEITRSHKMMMLGAEVSCKFRREEKVSDNITEEKIYFKKFEQAFSTIKEVDYTLKAPVKVNENEKNLTSMLRQAEEELLALKASLAEDVKQLKSAIRQRDEEKRILQDEACRSLIEMSNRMSLLEGSFVDMQKDVEGLLKTLFADASRMAEETLGQISNSKSLLEGNFSGTMKNEISSSVLYHCQAIDSIHELRRSCKIGMIMDEEKLDGMASFGRMEDKELGLNQINNKNENLELRKELERKELLLKGLLFDISLLQESASSRKDITDEVELLTAALNRVQNELSTKERQLDEMFIQHRTIENRMQEMERALFASKADLEVTRRESDNFSKQNSELRALLEDLCAKKSQTEDELEEQREIVKSLENEILRLTSSTEKQLILSKKDRDTEDDLKRVTGEKNQLLEQLQFLQDRLDMAYSLADENEAIAVQARQASEASKVYAEEKDEEVKILEHSVEELECTINVLESKVHEMEEEVERDRLIRDSLELELQALRKRLLMVENSQSRDMSSGELSTKHQFLRLMEPTEAYYQIGVLEEEKAELTKEIKQCKDYISEILLHAQAQASQYQQKYKELEAVVHGLETHSINGGPTSDRTEKCSTRPRGSSSPFRCISSLVQQMNSEKDQELSAAKFHIEELEVLLAQKQKEICMLKSRLAATESMTHDVIRDLLGVKLDMTSYSNLMNQYQVQKFVEEAQQQSEELIAMERQLSNLRRQIDDLVEERERFTLEAKEREADVLSSQMCIEQLRERDQMLTAQNEMLKMDRTNLQRKIVELDDMVKRLLGRQSQIGGLARLKEIDVSQRLGHPHKLVLGARDKLSRPDEADDNQNGCGNETKFR, encoded by the exons GCATATGGCCAG ACTGGAAGTGGAAAGACTTACACAATGATGGGTGACATAGGTGAAATGAGTGGAAAGCTACTCGAACAATGTGGGATCACTCCTCGTATATTCGAATACTTATTTACTAGAATTAGAGAG GAAGAGGACAAGCGAAAGAATGAGAGATTGAAGTATAGTTGCAAATGTTCTTTCTTAGAGATATATAATGAGCAGATAACGGACCTTCTTGAACCTTCATCAACTAATTTGCTG CTAAGAGAAGACTTGAAGAAAGGTGTATATGTTGAAAACCTCACTGAAGTTAGTGTCAGCTCTGTTGACGATGTTCTCAGAATTTTGTTACAG GGGGCTGCAAATAGGAAAATGGCAGCTACTCATATGAATACTGAGAGTAGTCGATCTCATAGTGTTTTCACTTGCAACATTGAGAGTTGCTGGGAGAAAGACTCGATGAAGCACTTTAGATTTGGAAGGTTAAACCTAGTAGATCTAGCTGGTTCTGAGAG GCAGAAAAGCTCTGGCGCAGAAGGAGACCGTTTGAAAGAAGCTGCAAATATAAACAAGTCTTTATCAACTCTTGG ACTTGTCATCATGTCTTTGGTggatttggcacatggaaaacaTAGACACGTTCCGTACAGGGACTCTAGGCTAACTTTTCTCCTTCAG GATTCTCTAGGTGGGAACTCGAAAACAGCAGTAATCGCCAACATCAGCCCATCAATTTG TTCTGCCAGTGAGACACCGAGCACTCTAAAGTTTGCTCAGCGTGCAAAACTTATTCAGAACAAT GCTAAAATAAACGAAGATGCTTCAGGTGATGTTTCAGCACTGCAGCAGCAAATCCAAAAACTGAAG GGTCAGTTGTCCTTTCTACTGAAGCATCAGGGAGCTGAGAATTATTTTACAGAAAGTGTCCCATGTTTAGATCGATTCAGTTTGGGTGACTGTCCTGAGAGCTTCGACCTGTCTGAGGAATTGAATATGCACACTGATGGTGGTCCACAACATGGAAGAAGTGACTCG TTGCATTATCTGAAAGCAACTTTGCTCAATGCTGTGAGGAGAGCGAAATTGGCTGAGATGGAAGTTAGGAGATTAGAGGCTGAAATTGAAGAGATGAAACATTTG GTTCATCAGCAAGAAGAAGAGGTTCAACTGAGTAAAGAGATAATGAAGCTCAGAGACGAAAAAATTGACCGACTGGAATCACTTGGAAATGGAGTAATTTCTGCAGACAGCTTTATCCTGGAAGAAAATAACGCTTTAAAAGACGAGATTCAGCTACTTCAGGCCAGAACTGAACGAAATCCAGAATTGGCTCGACTTGCATATGAGAATAATAGCCTCCTTAAGCAACTCAGATG GTTTGAAAACTTCTGTGAGAATGGGGAGACCGAAAAATTGGTTCCTGAAATGTCAGAATTACGTGAACAG GAAAGAGTAGCTGCAAGAGAGTTAATAGAATGCGGAGAAATGAACTCAAAACTAATCAG GGAAGTTGATGAACTGCAAGGGGAACTGAGAAAACATGTGAACTTTAACCAAGCTGCATTTGATTCT GTGGAGACCATGTCAATTGAAGCTGATAAAGCAAACAGGACACGACATGACCTTCCAGCAGGTGGAGAATCCAAAAGTAAAGAAGTTCAGGACGCTGATGGGGCCTCCACTTCGCAGCATAAAGATATCATGAAACAGTTGATTGAAGCAAGAACCTTGATGGAAGCAATGGAACAGGAACAAGTTCAGCTAATAGAAGAGCTCGAATTCATGAGGGAAGAAAATCAAAGGCTGTCTAAGCAGATGTGTGACACTGAAAGGGCTGCGATACAACACATGCCTATACCTGATAGCCATGAATCAAGAGGCTCTCTTTTTGAAACTCAAGATGGTAATGGAGACCTCTGCATAGTTTCCTTGCAAGCTAAGTTGGAGAAAATGTCCAAGGACCTTGAGGAGGCTCGCTTGCTTAATAGCCAATATCTGGAGGATCACGCATTAAAATTGTCGCAGGAACACCAAACTGAGTTAGTGCGTGAGGAGGTTGAAATAGAAACAAGTAAAACAATTCTTCATATGCAGGAAGAGATTGTTGCAATGAAGTCAGAATTACAGGAAAAATTATGCTTGATGGCTGATGAAAACATGAGTTTGAAGAACAGTCTGGCACTTAAAGAGGAAGAAATAAAGGTGCTGCGCATGGAATGGGAAAGAGCAACTTTGGAGCTTACAACCTTTCTCATAGATGGTTCTAAGTCCCTGCGAGACGCTTCCTCCCAGATAGAAAATATAGCTTGCTCATTTCCAGACGTCAATGCTTGCATTGGTGAACATGTTGAAAGAGCCGCTAAAATTTGTATTGAGAAGGAAGAAACAATTCTTTTGTTAAAAAAGAGTTTGGAAGAAGCACAACAGGGTGTACTGCAAATGGATGAGAAATTGAATTCTCTGAGAGGTGCAACAATGGCTTTTACACAAGCTCAGCAGCTAGACAATGAGGCAAGCAACAAGGAAGCAATTCAGCTAGTTTCTTCTTTGGATGATCAAATCAATAGGTTGGAAGTTTTAGAAAAAAGTCTACTGCCCAAGGGGAACCACATCGCTGAAGTTCATGCTGTTTCATTTTTTGCAAACGATGGATCCAATAGTATTGACAGTAACCTCACGAAAGGAGGCAGTTCAAGTGAAAGTTTATTGGCATTGGCAGCTCATGAAAATAATATTGAGTTGGCAAGGCTAGAGCTACTGGAGGTGGAGAATGCTGTAAATGCTCTCTGCTTTGATGCACAAAACTATCTGTCAGGCCTCCAATCAGATGCCTATAAAATGATTTGCCTATGCAAGGAGTTCAATCAAGAATTTCTGGATCTTATCCATCAGATGCAGAGTAAGTTCTATGATCTGATAGAAAATGGCAGTTCTCAATACCTTGCAGTTGAATTTCCATCATGTGATTCCAGTAAGCTTCATGACCATGACAAACAGCATAAACTGATGCATCAGATTAGATATGAACTTGTTGAAACAAATGAGATATTGAATCAAATCCCCACAAATCTAAACAGAATTTTGAATTCACATCTACGCTCTGATACAAATGAGGATCCAAGTGAATCAGATGGATGGACAACAGACAGTTCGGCTTCATGTTCTTATCTTTCAGCCGATAGTGTTGCTTCAGGAAAAAGGTTAAATACATCTTCCCTCAGTGGTAATTCACAAAGCATTCTGAAGAATTTGAACCTAGAAGACACATCACTATTGCATTTGAGGAGGGAGTTTAAAATGGCATATGGTGCTTTTGCCAAAATAAATGCTCAGTTTAATTCGGTTTTCAATGAGAAAGGAGAGGACGACTGCTCAACCCCAGTGTTGTATCTCTCTGATTCAGCTGAACTTGCAAAACTGAACGACCAGCACCCAATCAGGAATCAACAGAATGAAATAACTCGGAGTCACAAAATGATGATGCTTGGAGCTGAAGTTAGCTGCAAGTTCAGGAGAGAG GAAAAAGTTAGTGACAACATCACTGAAGAGAAAATCTACTTCAAGAAGTTTGAGCAAGCCTTCTCAACCATCAAAGAAGTGGATTACACGTTAAAAGCTCCGGTTAAAGtgaatgaaaatgaaaaaaatttgACTTCTATGTTGAGACAAGCAGAAGAGGAATTACTGGCACTGAAAGCAAGCTTGGCTGAAGATGTCAAACAACTCAAATCTGCCATTCGACAGAGAGATGAAGAAAAACGGATACTACAGGACGAGGCCTGTCGCAGCTTGATAGAAATGTCAAATAGAATGTCCTTGCTTGAAGGGTCTTTTGTTGATATGCAAAAAGATGTGGAGGGGTTGTTGAAAACATTGTTTGCTGATGCTTCTAGAATGGCAGAAGAGACACTGGGCCAAATCAGCAACTCAAAATCATTACTAGAAGGTAACTTTTCTGGCACTATGAAGAATGAGATATCCTCTTCTGTGCTATACCATTGTCAAGCTATTGATTCTATACATGAATTGAGGAGAAGTTGTAAAATTGGTATGATAATGGATGAAGAAAAGCTGGATGGAATGGCAAGCTTCGGAAGAATGGAGGATAAAGAGTTGGGTCTAAACCAGATTAACAACAAAAATGAAAATTTGGAGCTCAGAAAAGAATTGGAACGAAAAGAACTTTTGCTGAAAGGTTTGCTCTTTGACATTAGCTTGTTGCAAGAATCAGCTTCTAGCAGAAAGGATATCACGGATGAAGTTGAACTGTTAACTGCAGCTTTGAATCGAGTTCAAAATGAGTTATCTACTAAAGAACGTCAACTAGATGAAATGTTCATTCAGCACAGAACTATTGAAAACCGGATGCAAGAGATGGAGCGTGCTCTATTTGCTTCAAAAGCTGATCTTGAAGTGACTAGAAGAGAATCAGATAATTTCTCAAAGCAAAACTCTGAGTTGAGAGCTCTCTTAGAGGATCTTTGTGCCAAGAAGTCCCAAACAGAGGATGAGTTGGAAGAACAACGGGAGATTGTGAAAAGCCTAGAAAATGAAATTCTTCGGCTGACCTCCTCAACAGAGAAACAACTGATATTGTCGAAGAAGGACAGAGATACTGAAGACGATCTCAAGAGGGTGACTGGAGAAAAGAACCAGCTTCTTGAACAACTTCAGTTCTTGCAAGACAGGCTTGATATGGCATACTCACTAGCCGATGAGAACGAAGCTATTGCTGTACAAGCTCGCCAG GCATCAGAAGCCAGTAAAGTATATGCTGAAGAAAAGGATGAGGAGGTTAAGATTTTAGAACACTCCGTTGAGGAACTTGAGTGCACCATAAATGTACTGGAGAGTAAG GTACATGAAATGGAAGAAGAGGTAGAAAGAGATCGCCTGATTAGAGATTCATTAGAACTGGAACTTCAAGCACTAAGAAAAAGATTATTAATGGTTGAGAATTCTCAAAGTAGGGACATGAGCTCAGGTGAACTATCCACAAAGCATCAATTTTTGAG GTTGATGGAGCCTACGGAGGCTTATTACCAAATAGGAGTTCTTGAAGAAGAAAAAGCAGAGCTAACTAAAGAG ATAAAACAATGCAAGGACTACATTTCAGAAATCTTGTTGCACGCTCAAGCCCAGGCATCACAGTATCAACAAAAG TACAAGGAGTTGGAGGCAGTAGTGCATGGACTTGAAACCCACTCAATAAATGGAGGACCAACTTCAGATAGGACAGAGAAGTGCTCAACCAGGCCGAGAGGTTCAAGCTCACCTTTCAGATGCATCTCCAGTTTGGTTCAGCAGATGAATAGTGAGAAAGACCAGGAATTGTCAGCGGCTAAATTTCACATAGAAGAGCTGGAGGTGTTATTGGCTCAAAAGCAGAAGGAG ATTTGTATGCTGAAAAGTAGACTGGCTGCAACAGAGAGCATGACACATGATGTAATTCGGGATTTGCTTGGAGTCAAGTTGGACATGACTAGTTACTCA AATTTGATGAACCAGTATCAAGTGCAAAAGTTTGTAGAGGAGGCTCAGCAACAATCAGAAGAGCTCATTGCAATG GAGAGACAACTTTCCAATCTAAGGAGACAAATTGATGATCTAGTTGAAGAAAGAGAGAG ATTCACTTTGGAAGCGAAAGAAAGAGAGGCAGATGTGCTATCATCCCAGATGTGCATAGAACAACTACGAGAGCGTGATCAGATGCTGACTGCTCAAAATGAGATGCTGAAA ATGGATAGGACCAACTTACAGAGGAAAATTGTGGAACTGGATGATATGGTTAAAAGGCTCTTGGGAAGACAGAGTCAAATAGGTGGCTTAGCAAGATTGAAAGAAATTGATGTTAGCCAAAGGCTGGGTCATCCTCACAAGTTAGTTTTGGGAGCAAGGGACAAACTTTCTCGCCCTGATGAGGCTGATGATAACCAGAATGGTTGTGGTAATGAAACAAAATTCAGGTGA